A window of Chryseobacterium aquaeductus genomic DNA:
AGTATTTATGAAATTCAGTGTTGGTGGTGATGTTTACAACGCGACAAAACACAGTTTGAGTCCTTACGCTTTGTTCCAAAATGTACCTTCAGAATTTGGTGACAATTATTATAATGTAGTAGATCCCAATACAGGTCAGGCTGCTACAAGTTTAGTGAGATTAAAAGAACTGAATCCGAATGAAGAATCTAGTCTTTGGAGTTTAGGAACTACCAATTCAAGCTACATTACGTATCCTTCATCATATTATGTAGAAGATGGGTCGTATTTGAGAATTGCTATGGTAACACTAGGTTATTCTTTCAATAAAGAATTCCTTAGCGCTGTACGATTGTCAAATGCGCGTATTTATGCTACGGTAAATAACTTGGCAACAATCACTGGATATTCAGGTTTTGACCCGGAAGTTTCTGCTGCTAGTGGTGTTACTGTAACACCTGGATATGATAGTTCATCATTTCCGAGATCTAGAAGCTATGTTTTAGGTGTCAATCTTACTTTTTAATATTTAAATGTTTTCAATCATGAAAAATATATTCAACAAACACAATCTTATAAAAAAATTGATCATCGTCCCGACTATCTTGATTGCGGGTCTCAGTATCAATTCTTGTAACCATGATTTTCTAGATCAGCCTGCGTTTAACTCTTCTGATACAGAATCTGTATTTACCAATATAGAATTAGCTGATGCATTCGTTCAGGGTCTTTACAGAGGTCTTGTTCCTACAGAGATGTTTTATCAGCTGGGAGCAGGAGATACGGTAACACACTCTGCTGAAGACGGATCTACTAATAATTCAAAATATAATATCTGTAATTATCAGTACGATGCAAAAACGCCTAATACTGTTACAGGGATCTATGCTGCAATGTATGCTGTCATAGAAAGAACTAATATCGCAATCGACAGATTACCGGAAATGCCGGCAAGCGCAAAGCGTGATGCATTAATTGCAGAGGCAAAAGCTATTCGTGCATTTTGTTACTACAATCTGATCAGAGTATATGGAGATGTACCAGCAATCTGGATTCCTTTAGAAGAAGCTGATCCTAATGATCCTAGTACACTTTATCCTAAGCGTAGTTCTCGTGATGTGATTTATGATAAAGTAATCGCAGATATTCAGGAGTCAATCAATAATATGCCAGCTTCCAACGGAACACCTGAAAGACTAAACAAGCAATCGACTAACGCATTATTAGCAAAAATCGCTTTATATGCTGCAGGATATTCTCTACGTTGGGATCTTAATACTGGTGCTGCCGGTACCATGTCTCGTCGTCCTGACAACGCAAGAGTACAGCAGTTGTATCAAATTGCAGATGCAGCAGCTGCTTCTGTGATCAACGGTGGTACTAATAGTTTGGTGCAGGCATCAGGTGGGAAAAGTGGTTTTGAAGCTTTATGGTTTAATTTTGACAGAAGAAATTTTGCAGCTGTAAATCAGGAAATGCTTTGGCATATTGCTTCTTATGGTCCAAATACCAATTCAGCATTCGGAGTGTATGCACATCCCGGATCAAGAGGTGGTACTTATGGTTCTCGTAAAGCTTTGCAGTTTATACTTCCAACTTACTATCTGTCTTTTAATGCGGCAGATAAAAGAAGAGATGTTGCTACAACTTCTTACAGTATTTATTTCTTAAATGGTGGCGCAGCGACTGATACCTGGGTAGATGTTGGAACTACATATTCTTGTATTATGCCTGGAAAATTTAGAATTTCCTGGTGTGTAGAGCCACAAGCTGCAGATTCTCGTAATTTGAATATTCCTATTATCAGATATGCTGATGTATTGTTAATGTACGCAGAAACACAAAATTATTTAAATAACGGACCTACTGCGGCGGGGACTGCAGCTTTGATGCAGGTAAGAAACCGTGCAGGTATTGGTGCATTACCGGTACCAACTGGTCAGCAGGCATTTGAATCTGCAATTGTTCAGGAACGTAAGTGGGAATTTTCAGATGAGTTCATGCTTCGTACAGATTTGATCAGAATGAATCGTATTGCAAGTGAAATTGATGCTACAAAACAAGCCATGAAAAACTTGTCTAACCGTACAGGTCAGTTTGCATCAACTCCGATTTACCGTCTTTACAAATTCCACAAAAATGCACAGATTTATGGAGACCCATTCTTGGCAATTACTTATATTGATCTAACGAATCCTGCGCAAATCGCAGCAGTGCAGGCAGTTCCTACAACTCCGGGTACAAACCAAGCAAATTATATTGCGTACCAAACAACTTTAAAAAGTATTGCATTAGCGAACGGACAAACGTCAACAGTTGATGACAAATGGTATCCTGCCAATATGTTCCAGGCGTATACGAGTACTTTTAACGGTAACGCAAGAAAAGCAGTCGGGTTTACTGGTGGATTCAATACCCTACAGGTTGGTGCCATTATCTACACAAAACCTACAGGTTCTTTTGAAAACGGAGGCGTTTATCCAAACTGGATCGAAGGTGGCGGAGATGGTCTTTTCTACGGATTTGTACCAAACAAAACAGAATTACTTCCTTTTGCATCAGCAGCTGCAGGTCATCCGATGGTTGATAACCCGAATCTGACTCAGCTTCCCGGATATTAATCGACATCATATTTTAAATTTATTTTAAACATTAAGAAAGTTGAAAGAATTATGGTTTTCCCTGATTGATCTTTTAAACTTTCTTAATGTTTATCTTTTAAAGACATTCAATCACAAATTATTAATGATAAATAAACTTAATCAGATTGTTGTAAAAGATAGATTGATAAACGAAATAATCAAACGTTAATTTATCTTTAAATAAAGCATTTGTCAGTATAGTACGGGATAGTGCAACGATGAAAACAGTCTAAATTTGAGTTAGAATTCAGAAAACAAAAAGAAAACAATGGAAAAAGTAAAAACTTTTAAATACGTAGACTATTTATGGGATGAAAGTAAAGCTGCATCTTTTGGAGATGATCAGGTTGCTTTATTTTTGTACCGTTCAAACATATTAGGAGCAGATCTCAGAATTACAAATTATGGTGGTGGTAACACAAGTTGCAAAACCATCGAAAAAGATCCATTGAATAATGAAGAAGTTGAAATAATGTGGGTAAAAGGTTCAGGTGGAGACATCGGAACTTTAACGAGAAAAGGAATCGCCGGATTATATACGGAAAGACTGAGAAACCTGAAAAATGTGTATCAAGGTTTAGAAGATGAAGACAGAATGGTGGGTCTGTTTGATCATTGTATTTTCGATCTTGAAAGCAAGGCTCCATCTATCGACACACCTCTTCATGGTCTACTTCCATTCAAACATATCGATCACCTTCATCCTGATGCTTTGATTGCCGTAGCTGCAGCTAAAGACAGTGAAGAAATTACCAAAGAAATCTGGGGAGATACCATGGGCTGGGTTCCGTGGCAGCGTCCTGGCTTTGATTTAGGTTTACAGTTGGAAAAATGTTTGGCAGACAATCCTGGAATCCGTGGGATCATCTTAGGTAGTCATGGTTTGTTTACTTGGGGAGAAACTTCTTACGAATGTTACATGAACAGTTTGGAAGTGATCGAAATGGCTTCTGAATATATTGCTAAAAAAATCGAAGAAAACGCACAGGTTTTTGGCGGACAAAAAGTAGAATCTTTACCTGCTGAAGAACGTAAAAATAAAGCGGCTCAATTGATGCCTTTGTTAAGAGGTTTAGCTTCTTCTGAAAACAGAATGGTTGGTCATTTTACGGATAGCAATGTTGTTTTAGAATACATCAACAGTAATGATTTGGAAAGATTAGCTCCAATGGGAACATCTTGCCCGGATCACTTCTTGAGAACAAAGATTCAGCCTTTGGTGTTGGCTTTAGATAAAAATGAAGATTTGAGCGATTCTAAAGCTGTTTTAGATAAATTAAATCCTCTTTTCGAACAATATAGACAAGAATACAAAGATTATTACGAAACTTGCAAGCATCCAAACAGTCCTGCAATGCGTGATCCGAATCCTGTGATCATCATTTATCCAGGCGTTGGGATGTTCAGTTTCTCAAAAGATAAGCAGACAACTCGTGTTGCCAACGAATTTTACGTAAATGCAATCAACGTAATGCGTGGCGCAGAAGCTATTTCTGAATACACATCTTTACCAAGACAAGAAGCTTTCGACATCGAATATTGGTTGTTGGAAGAAGCGAAATTGCAGAGAATGCCAAAAGAAAAACCGCTTTCAAGAAAAATTGCGATCGTAACAGGAGCAGGAGGCGGAATCGGACAAGCAATTGCTGATAAAATGGTTGCAGAAGGTGCAGTAGTTGTTTTCACAGATCTTAATCAGGAAGCTGTAGAATCTGTAACGGCTAAATACAATAAAGATCAGGCAGTTGCCGTGACTTGTGACGTAACAGACGAAGAAGCAATTGCAAACGCATTTAAAGAAGCTGTTTTAGCATTCGGTGGAGTAGATATCATCGTGCATTCTGCAGGTTTAGCCATCTCTAAATCTTTGGAAGACACCACTACAAAAGATTGGGATTTACTGGAAAATGTTTTGGTAAAAGGTCAGTTTTTAATGGCAAAAAGCGGTGCTTCAATCATGAAAAAGCAGAATTTAGGCGGAGATATTGTAAACATTGCAAGTAAAAATGGCTTGGTTGCAGGTCCGAATAATGTAGCCTACGGAACTGCAAAAGCGGCTCAGCAACACATGACCAGATTATTGGCAGCAGAATTGGCAGCTGATAAAATCCGTGTGAATGTTGTAAACCCTGACGGTGTGATCGTTGGAAGTAAAATTTGGGAAGGAACCTGGGCAGAAGGACGTGCAAAAGCAAACGGAATTTCTGTAGAAGAACTACCTGCATTTTATGCAAAAAGAAATTTATTAAACGAAATTATACTTCCTGAAGATATCGCAAACGGGGTTTTTGCTTGTGTGGCAATCTTAGATAAATCGACAGGGAACATCATCAATGTAGATGGCGGAATGGCAAATGCTTTCCCAAGATAATAAATTAAAAATTTAACCATAAAAGTCACAAAAGTTTATTAGAGATATTATTCAAATGTGAGAAGTTCAAAAAAGTTTTGTAAAAATTATTTTAAAAGTTAACACACCGCTTATTTGAACTTTAAATTTCAA
This region includes:
- a CDS encoding bifunctional aldolase/short-chain dehydrogenase codes for the protein MEKVKTFKYVDYLWDESKAASFGDDQVALFLYRSNILGADLRITNYGGGNTSCKTIEKDPLNNEEVEIMWVKGSGGDIGTLTRKGIAGLYTERLRNLKNVYQGLEDEDRMVGLFDHCIFDLESKAPSIDTPLHGLLPFKHIDHLHPDALIAVAAAKDSEEITKEIWGDTMGWVPWQRPGFDLGLQLEKCLADNPGIRGIILGSHGLFTWGETSYECYMNSLEVIEMASEYIAKKIEENAQVFGGQKVESLPAEERKNKAAQLMPLLRGLASSENRMVGHFTDSNVVLEYINSNDLERLAPMGTSCPDHFLRTKIQPLVLALDKNEDLSDSKAVLDKLNPLFEQYRQEYKDYYETCKHPNSPAMRDPNPVIIIYPGVGMFSFSKDKQTTRVANEFYVNAINVMRGAEAISEYTSLPRQEAFDIEYWLLEEAKLQRMPKEKPLSRKIAIVTGAGGGIGQAIADKMVAEGAVVVFTDLNQEAVESVTAKYNKDQAVAVTCDVTDEEAIANAFKEAVLAFGGVDIIVHSAGLAISKSLEDTTTKDWDLLENVLVKGQFLMAKSGASIMKKQNLGGDIVNIASKNGLVAGPNNVAYGTAKAAQQHMTRLLAAELAADKIRVNVVNPDGVIVGSKIWEGTWAEGRAKANGISVEELPAFYAKRNLLNEIILPEDIANGVFACVAILDKSTGNIINVDGGMANAFPR
- a CDS encoding RagB/SusD family nutrient uptake outer membrane protein, with protein sequence MKNIFNKHNLIKKLIIVPTILIAGLSINSCNHDFLDQPAFNSSDTESVFTNIELADAFVQGLYRGLVPTEMFYQLGAGDTVTHSAEDGSTNNSKYNICNYQYDAKTPNTVTGIYAAMYAVIERTNIAIDRLPEMPASAKRDALIAEAKAIRAFCYYNLIRVYGDVPAIWIPLEEADPNDPSTLYPKRSSRDVIYDKVIADIQESINNMPASNGTPERLNKQSTNALLAKIALYAAGYSLRWDLNTGAAGTMSRRPDNARVQQLYQIADAAAASVINGGTNSLVQASGGKSGFEALWFNFDRRNFAAVNQEMLWHIASYGPNTNSAFGVYAHPGSRGGTYGSRKALQFILPTYYLSFNAADKRRDVATTSYSIYFLNGGAATDTWVDVGTTYSCIMPGKFRISWCVEPQAADSRNLNIPIIRYADVLLMYAETQNYLNNGPTAAGTAALMQVRNRAGIGALPVPTGQQAFESAIVQERKWEFSDEFMLRTDLIRMNRIASEIDATKQAMKNLSNRTGQFASTPIYRLYKFHKNAQIYGDPFLAITYIDLTNPAQIAAVQAVPTTPGTNQANYIAYQTTLKSIALANGQTSTVDDKWYPANMFQAYTSTFNGNARKAVGFTGGFNTLQVGAIIYTKPTGSFENGGVYPNWIEGGGDGLFYGFVPNKTELLPFASAAAGHPMVDNPNLTQLPGY